One Bdellovibrionales bacterium genomic region harbors:
- a CDS encoding cation-translocating P-type ATPase, whose amino-acid sequence MGHDNCNHGHGHHHSHSHSSKKVVESNNGYDRSNLPSDAVEEEFKVSGMDCADEIAAINSSLKAPDIYIVEANLMSSTVKVVFSDKTKKEDVERRINRSGVKVVSKEGKTVTIPFHRLLYVCISGALFLASFVISYINGVSEFLTMSGFLISIAFGSILVVPKATRALRKFHLDMNVLVVVAALGAIYLRDYAEAAAVIFLFALSELLEAYSVVRARKAISEVLKITPKSALLRAGNGELTEVEASSLKIGDVVVARAGDLIPADGTVKAGESDVNQAALTGESKLVKKAFGDIVYAGTINSSAVLDIQVSQLSKDSKVSQIIKLVEDAQKSKAPLQTFVDQFARIYTPAVFLLALAIMMIPPLVFQGAWNDWIYKSLVLLVIACPCALVISTPVSIASALTAMARRGVLVKGGKFLEGLGKLRAVALDKTGTLTEGTPQVVSVRVWDQTKSIEDILKVAASIEASSNHPLAQAVVRYAKENKISASPVSEVQSAHGRGVFAKLDGHEYFLGNHRFVHELGVCSTELESYLAKLEDKSLSVIVVGHKPHADCEGEVMGIIWLGDKLKANAKLSVDKLHSLGCEAVVILSGDNQRTTTAIGSSVNVDAAFGDLLPENKVEKVKELVQKYKYVGMVGDGVNDAPALASATVGIAMGLAGTDAAVETADVTLVKDDLSQLAVAIEQGQRALGIIRFNIGFALVLKIIFLALALLGYSSMWMAVAADTGATLIVILNALRLLKVD is encoded by the coding sequence ATGGGACATGATAATTGTAATCACGGGCATGGCCATCACCATTCTCATAGTCATTCAAGTAAGAAAGTTGTTGAGAGTAACAACGGGTATGACCGAAGCAACCTTCCTTCTGATGCTGTAGAGGAAGAATTTAAAGTTAGTGGGATGGATTGCGCGGATGAAATAGCGGCAATCAATAGCTCCTTAAAAGCTCCCGACATCTATATTGTAGAAGCCAATCTGATGTCTTCTACTGTGAAAGTAGTATTTTCCGATAAAACAAAAAAAGAAGATGTTGAGAGGCGAATTAATAGATCTGGCGTCAAAGTTGTCTCTAAAGAAGGAAAGACAGTTACGATTCCATTTCACCGCCTTCTATATGTTTGCATTTCGGGCGCATTGTTTTTAGCTTCATTTGTAATAAGTTACATAAACGGTGTTTCTGAATTTCTGACAATGTCAGGTTTCTTAATTTCCATAGCTTTTGGAAGTATCTTAGTTGTTCCAAAAGCGACTAGAGCTCTTCGGAAATTTCATCTTGATATGAATGTGCTAGTTGTTGTTGCTGCTTTAGGCGCCATTTATTTGAGAGACTATGCAGAAGCCGCGGCAGTTATTTTTCTATTTGCCCTCTCTGAACTTCTTGAGGCGTATAGTGTCGTTAGAGCAAGAAAAGCTATCTCTGAAGTGCTAAAAATTACTCCTAAAAGCGCTTTACTTAGAGCTGGTAACGGAGAACTAACTGAAGTAGAAGCTTCATCTCTTAAAATTGGTGACGTAGTTGTTGCAAGAGCCGGAGACCTAATACCCGCAGACGGTACGGTAAAGGCCGGAGAGTCTGATGTAAATCAAGCTGCCCTCACTGGTGAGTCTAAATTGGTTAAAAAAGCCTTTGGCGACATCGTATATGCCGGCACTATTAATAGCTCTGCAGTGCTAGATATTCAAGTTAGTCAGCTTTCTAAAGATTCGAAGGTATCGCAGATTATTAAACTTGTAGAGGACGCTCAAAAATCAAAGGCGCCTCTCCAAACCTTCGTCGATCAATTTGCTAGGATCTATACTCCTGCCGTGTTTTTGTTAGCACTTGCAATTATGATGATTCCGCCTCTTGTTTTTCAGGGCGCTTGGAATGACTGGATTTATAAGTCTTTAGTTTTGCTTGTGATCGCTTGCCCTTGTGCGCTAGTTATTTCAACTCCCGTTTCAATAGCATCTGCACTCACTGCAATGGCTAGACGAGGGGTTCTAGTTAAGGGTGGGAAGTTTTTAGAAGGTCTTGGAAAGCTACGCGCAGTAGCTCTTGATAAAACAGGAACGCTCACTGAAGGCACGCCTCAAGTAGTTTCTGTTAGAGTTTGGGATCAAACCAAAAGTATAGAGGATATTTTGAAGGTTGCGGCTTCTATTGAGGCGTCTTCAAATCACCCTTTGGCTCAAGCTGTAGTTCGATATGCGAAAGAAAATAAAATATCTGCAAGCCCAGTTAGTGAAGTGCAAAGTGCACACGGTAGAGGCGTATTTGCAAAATTGGATGGACATGAGTATTTTCTTGGCAATCATCGATTTGTTCATGAGTTGGGAGTTTGCTCCACTGAGCTCGAGTCTTATTTAGCGAAGTTAGAAGATAAGTCTCTCTCCGTTATCGTTGTAGGGCATAAGCCCCACGCGGACTGCGAGGGAGAGGTTATGGGTATAATTTGGCTGGGTGATAAGCTAAAAGCCAACGCAAAGCTTTCCGTAGATAAGCTTCATAGTTTAGGTTGTGAAGCTGTGGTCATTTTGAGTGGCGATAATCAAAGAACAACTACTGCCATCGGTAGTAGTGTCAACGTTGATGCAGCATTTGGTGATCTTTTGCCGGAGAATAAGGTTGAAAAAGTTAAAGAGCTTGTTCAAAAGTACAAATATGTAGGGATGGTGGGGGACGGCGTAAATGATGCCCCGGCCTTAGCTTCAGCTACAGTTGGCATCGCAATGGGGCTTGCTGGAACTGATGCTGCGGTCGAAACGGCAGATGTAACTCTAGTTAAAGATGACTTAAGTCAGTTGGCAGTCGCAATAGAACAAGGGCAAAGAGCTTTGGGTATTATAAGATTTAATATTGGCTTTGCTTTGGTTCTTAAAATTATTTTTTTGGCTTTAGCCCTATTAGGATATTCTAGTATGTGGATGGCGGTGGCTGCAGATACTGGTGCGACTCTTATCGTTATTTTAAATGCGCTAAGACTGTTGAAGGTTGATTAG
- a CDS encoding helix-turn-helix transcriptional regulator: MRKKLSLAEKIALLAKHSGVSQSAIADQVGVPASHVNHFFRGKGDVRSELFIEILKTLNIDIEALINKEVARMNDLDLEEKQNAGEVFERLVKSFDKTDREAIVQYIDGFAVAQLGSKAKKQTKVLKELI; encoded by the coding sequence ATGAGAAAGAAACTCAGCCTCGCCGAAAAAATCGCACTCCTCGCAAAACACTCTGGTGTGAGCCAGTCTGCCATTGCCGATCAAGTAGGAGTACCTGCAAGTCACGTGAATCATTTCTTCCGTGGCAAAGGCGACGTTCGCTCTGAACTCTTCATTGAAATTCTAAAGACACTCAACATTGACATCGAAGCACTGATCAACAAAGAAGTTGCTCGTATGAATGATTTAGATCTCGAAGAAAAACAAAATGCAGGCGAAGTTTTCGAGAGGCTTGTGAAGTCTTTCGATAAAACTGATAGAGAAGCAATCGTTCAGTATATTGACGGCTTCGCTGTAGCCCAGTTGGGTTCTAAAGCTAAGAAACAAACGAAAGTATTAAAAGAGTTAATTTAA
- a CDS encoding DUF4393 domain-containing protein, with the protein MNPEDIKNASEAIKNASAFGIEAIKFIRVLTDEPMKELSGILSDKLKFYRWRNQQQILLKAAEYLRSNNILTRKIPLRELIPLLEYSSMEDEELLQDLWAGILANSANSNSSNRSNLVFIEILKSLSKMEAEILQVISSIPNCMNPNGVILTTYLPATAQMMTPPPSGARSSLLPNDDVTLALANLDRLGCISIVKSIGGDQMFEFIKCTELGIRLVQICTVAKTV; encoded by the coding sequence ATGAATCCAGAGGATATTAAAAACGCATCAGAAGCGATTAAAAATGCAAGCGCGTTTGGAATTGAAGCCATAAAATTCATTCGTGTATTAACTGATGAGCCCATGAAAGAGCTTTCTGGGATCCTTTCTGATAAGTTAAAATTTTATCGTTGGAGAAATCAGCAACAAATTCTTTTGAAAGCCGCTGAATATTTAAGATCAAATAACATCCTCACTAGAAAAATTCCGCTAAGAGAATTAATTCCACTTTTAGAATATAGTTCTATGGAAGACGAAGAGTTATTGCAGGATCTTTGGGCCGGGATTTTAGCAAATTCCGCAAATAGCAACAGCTCAAACCGCAGCAACTTGGTATTTATCGAAATTTTAAAAAGCCTTTCAAAAATGGAGGCTGAAATACTCCAGGTTATCTCTTCGATTCCAAATTGTATGAATCCAAATGGAGTAATTCTTACCACGTACTTACCTGCAACAGCTCAAATGATGACCCCGCCGCCATCAGGGGCCAGATCTTCCCTGTTGCCAAACGATGACGTCACATTAGCTTTGGCCAATCTCGACAGATTAGGATGTATCTCGATCGTAAAGTCGATTGGTGGGGATCAGATGTTTGAATTTATAAAATGTACTGAGCTGGGAATTAGACTAGTCCAAATATGTACTGTGGCAAAAACAGTCTAG
- a CDS encoding DUF4145 domain-containing protein: MIQLPGRVKSVKPTFQADSFTCPHCGVFSQMTWSETQANGSNNSERICLSKCESCDRFAIWTAFLTYNSDRRANWNATLVHPRSAKHQPHDQLPADVKRDFEEAANVLSFSPKASAALLRLAVQKLIPHAGETNSNLNEAIKSLVSKGLSPQIQQALDIVRITGNNAVHPGQMDEKDISEIADALFEIINLICEEFIAKPERIKSLYERLPSESLKQIKRRDAN; encoded by the coding sequence ATGATTCAATTACCAGGCCGAGTTAAATCGGTTAAGCCGACATTTCAAGCTGATTCATTTACTTGTCCGCATTGTGGTGTCTTCTCTCAGATGACCTGGTCAGAAACTCAAGCAAATGGCTCTAACAACTCCGAGAGAATTTGCCTTTCTAAGTGCGAAAGCTGTGATAGATTCGCAATTTGGACAGCATTTTTAACATATAATAGTGATAGAAGAGCAAACTGGAATGCAACATTGGTGCACCCAAGAAGTGCAAAACATCAACCACACGATCAACTTCCAGCCGACGTTAAAAGAGATTTCGAGGAAGCTGCCAACGTACTGTCATTTTCTCCAAAGGCTTCTGCAGCACTTCTTCGATTAGCTGTTCAAAAATTAATCCCGCATGCCGGTGAGACAAATTCAAATTTAAATGAAGCAATTAAATCTTTAGTTTCTAAGGGCCTTTCGCCACAAATTCAACAGGCTCTAGATATTGTTAGAATTACCGGAAACAATGCAGTTCACCCTGGTCAAATGGACGAAAAAGACATTTCTGAAATTGCAGACGCGTTGTTTGAAATCATTAATTTGATTTGTGAAGAATTCATTGCCAAGCCCGAGCGAATTAAGAGCCTTTATGAACGGCTGCCAAGTGAATCTCTAAAGCAAATTAAGCGAAGAGATGCGAATTAG
- a CDS encoding efflux RND transporter permease subunit: MINNIIRFSVYNRVLVLLLTLGIAAAGLFAFQHLPIDAVPDITNNQVQVNTVIEGLAPEEIERGITYPVESAMRGIAGVEQVRSITRFGLSQVTIVFKDEVDIYRARQMVTERLQGVLPELPSGAQAKLGPISTGLGEIFQYVLDVEKPSHDPEERMKQMMQIREVQDWFVKPRLLTVEGVAEINTTGGFERQYHVQPDIKKMVSYGVHFEDIVSALEKVNKNVGGGYISQTAEQFLVQGVGLFKGPEDIEQAPVKQLDSFRVVKIGDVAKVRLGKELRTGASTFNGRETVLGTVMMLLGENSRTVSTRVHDKVEEIRKTLPKGFVLETVYNRSDLVNATLGTVEHNLLMGAGLVIIVLFLLVGNIRAAIITALTIPFSLLVTFLIMKPLGISGNLMSLGALDFGIIVDGTVILVDNCVRLIHERAKHHKRKLSVHEVKEAIVEASIEIRKAAGFGQLIVVMVFLPVFALVGVEGKMFKPMAATFSIAVLAALVLSFTTAPALASLFLSSKAEDKEPRFMSWIRAAYKPILEATFVFRKTAIVLSLGAVILGGVLFARLGSEFLPQLSEGSYAFHMIRPVNLSLDQSIAFQLKAEGIIKEFPEVDTVFSRIGTSEVATDPMGVNISDTYIMLKSRNDWGANNQGKKHTYDSLVKTMIERLEKDLPGQSYLASQPIQMRFNELLEGTRADVAVKVFGPDLQKNMEIAKKIQEVVSKVPGAGDVEVDLAGTSPVLRVEPLEGAVKRYGASVSDILSTISIALGGQEAGYLYQNEKKFPIVVRLSEEERSDLATIRALPVGIGSNTTTPLSTIASSKFAETFGSINREDSNRRSAVLINLRGRDTESFVNEAQKIVEKEVALPQGYYVQWGGNFKNLQEARTRLLVLTPVALGLVLLMIFAAFRSVGQTLLIFCCIPFALVGGVIGLILNGLPFSISAGIGFIALSGIAVLNGVVLVNYFNQLKLEGKSGKELVVKGTLIRLRPVLMTALVAIFGFLPMMLSTGIGAEVQKPLASVVIGGIVSSTLLTLFVLPILYSIFEHKFKARVAH, encoded by the coding sequence GCTGCCGCGGGGCTATTTGCCTTTCAGCATCTCCCAATTGATGCCGTACCAGATATTACAAATAACCAGGTTCAAGTAAATACAGTGATTGAGGGCTTGGCGCCTGAAGAAATTGAACGTGGAATTACTTACCCTGTTGAGTCTGCGATGAGAGGTATTGCCGGAGTTGAGCAAGTCCGGTCAATCACTAGATTCGGTCTGTCTCAAGTGACGATTGTTTTTAAAGATGAGGTTGATATCTATCGTGCAAGGCAGATGGTAACAGAAAGGCTTCAGGGGGTTTTGCCCGAATTGCCGTCTGGTGCCCAAGCGAAGCTCGGTCCTATATCAACAGGTCTCGGTGAGATTTTCCAATACGTTTTAGATGTTGAGAAGCCATCTCATGATCCCGAAGAGCGCATGAAACAAATGATGCAGATTCGGGAAGTTCAGGATTGGTTTGTAAAACCGCGCCTTCTAACTGTTGAAGGGGTTGCAGAAATCAATACTACAGGTGGTTTTGAGAGACAGTATCACGTTCAGCCCGACATTAAAAAGATGGTTTCGTATGGGGTTCACTTCGAAGACATCGTGAGTGCCCTTGAAAAGGTTAATAAAAATGTTGGTGGCGGCTATATATCTCAAACAGCTGAGCAGTTCTTAGTTCAGGGCGTTGGTCTCTTTAAGGGGCCTGAAGATATCGAGCAAGCTCCTGTAAAACAGCTCGATTCTTTTAGGGTAGTAAAGATTGGAGACGTTGCAAAAGTTCGGCTTGGTAAAGAGTTGAGAACTGGAGCTTCGACGTTTAATGGTCGAGAAACTGTTCTTGGAACAGTTATGATGTTACTTGGAGAAAACAGCAGAACTGTTTCAACGCGAGTTCATGACAAAGTTGAAGAGATTCGAAAGACTCTTCCAAAGGGCTTTGTATTAGAAACAGTGTACAATCGTTCTGACCTAGTAAATGCAACTCTCGGCACCGTCGAGCATAATTTATTGATGGGCGCAGGTCTTGTAATCATCGTGCTCTTTCTGCTCGTGGGTAATATTAGAGCCGCGATCATCACAGCGCTTACAATTCCGTTTTCTCTACTTGTTACATTCTTGATCATGAAACCACTTGGAATATCCGGTAATCTGATGAGCCTTGGTGCTTTGGATTTTGGTATCATAGTCGATGGAACTGTAATCTTGGTGGACAACTGCGTTCGGCTCATTCATGAGCGGGCGAAACATCATAAGCGTAAATTGAGTGTACACGAAGTCAAGGAAGCGATCGTAGAGGCGTCCATTGAAATTCGTAAAGCGGCCGGCTTTGGTCAATTGATCGTTGTTATGGTTTTCTTGCCGGTCTTTGCGCTTGTTGGCGTTGAAGGAAAAATGTTTAAGCCAATGGCTGCGACGTTCTCCATTGCAGTTTTAGCAGCATTGGTTCTCTCGTTTACAACGGCGCCAGCGTTGGCAAGTTTATTCTTGTCGTCTAAGGCAGAAGACAAAGAACCACGCTTTATGAGCTGGATTCGAGCGGCCTACAAGCCGATTCTCGAGGCCACATTCGTATTCAGAAAGACAGCCATCGTTCTATCTTTGGGTGCTGTCATTTTGGGTGGGGTGTTGTTTGCTCGCTTAGGTTCAGAGTTTTTACCACAGCTCAGTGAAGGCTCTTACGCTTTCCACATGATTCGCCCGGTAAATCTCAGCCTTGATCAGTCCATTGCATTTCAGTTGAAAGCCGAGGGAATAATTAAAGAGTTTCCAGAGGTGGACACTGTATTTTCGAGAATTGGTACTAGTGAGGTCGCAACCGACCCTATGGGTGTCAATATTTCGGATACCTATATTATGCTTAAGTCTCGTAATGATTGGGGTGCGAATAATCAAGGTAAGAAGCATACCTATGATAGCCTGGTTAAAACGATGATTGAAAGGCTTGAAAAAGATCTGCCAGGCCAGTCTTATTTGGCATCTCAACCCATTCAAATGAGATTCAATGAGCTTCTTGAAGGCACGCGTGCAGATGTAGCTGTCAAAGTTTTTGGGCCTGATTTGCAAAAAAATATGGAGATTGCAAAGAAAATTCAAGAGGTAGTTTCCAAAGTACCTGGCGCCGGTGACGTAGAGGTCGATTTAGCAGGAACAAGCCCTGTATTGCGCGTTGAGCCTCTCGAGGGGGCCGTCAAAAGATATGGAGCAAGTGTCTCAGATATCTTGAGCACGATTTCAATTGCGCTCGGCGGGCAGGAGGCTGGTTACCTTTATCAAAATGAAAAGAAATTCCCAATCGTTGTTAGGTTGAGTGAAGAAGAACGTTCAGATTTAGCGACTATTCGGGCGCTTCCAGTTGGGATTGGCTCAAACACAACAACCCCATTGTCTACCATTGCAAGCTCTAAATTTGCTGAGACTTTTGGTTCTATTAATCGAGAAGATTCGAACCGTCGCTCTGCAGTTCTGATCAATTTGCGTGGTCGAGATACGGAGAGCTTCGTCAATGAGGCGCAGAAAATCGTAGAGAAAGAGGTCGCACTTCCTCAAGGTTATTACGTTCAATGGGGCGGCAACTTTAAGAATCTGCAAGAGGCAAGAACAAGACTCTTAGTATTGACTCCGGTCGCTCTAGGGTTAGTTCTTCTTATGATTTTTGCAGCATTTAGAAGTGTTGGCCAAACTCTGTTGATTTTCTGCTGCATTCCATTTGCACTCGTGGGCGGTGTCATCGGACTTATCTTGAATGGTTTGCCGTTCAGTATTTCCGCTGGAATCGGTTTCATCGCGCTGTCGGGGATCGCAGTATTAAATGGTGTGGTTCTTGTGAACTACTTTAATCAGCTGAAGCTTGAAGGGAAGTCAGGTAAGGAGTTGGTTGTTAAGGGAACTTTAATTCGTCTGCGTCCGGTGCTAATGACGGCTCTTGTTGCTATTTTTGGATTTTTGCCAATGATGCTTTCAACTGGCATTGGTGCGGAAGTTCAGAAGCCATTGGCATCTGTGGTTATTGGTGGAATCGTTTCTTCAACGCTACTTACGTTATTTGTTTTGCCAATCTTATATTCGATTTTTGAACATAAATTTAAAGCGCGCGTGGCGCACTAA